The Geminocystis sp. M7585_C2015_104 genome contains the following window.
CCTGAATAACGGATAACCCCAAGCCTACAGCCAAAGCGTCAATACTGGTGGCTATTGCCAAGGTGAGTAAAACATAAAGATTGCGAAAGTCTACGCCTTCGTCTTCCTCCCCCTCCTCGGTGAGGGATTCATAAACCATTTTACCCCCAATAAAACCCAACAAGACAAAGGCCACCCAGTGGTCAAAACTAATGATAAAATCACGAATGGTTAAACCCAAAGTCCAACCTACAATCGGCATCAAAAACTGAAAGCCGCCAAAAAAAGTGCCTATAGTGGCCGCATCCCTAAAAGTGACTTTCTTCAGGGAAATCCCGCCACCGACGGAGACGGCAAAGGCATCCATCGCCAAGCCAACAGCAGTGAGAAAAATGGTGATTGAATCCATGGGAAAAATCTAAACGAAACGAGTTAGACTTATACGATAACGTTCTCTTTTAGTTACTTCTATATTGTCTATCTGTAGTCTACCTTTGCCACGAAAGGAGACTAAATCACCCACCCTCAGATTATAACTGGGTTGGGTAACTTCTTTCCAATTTACCCTTACATCCCCATTAACTATTGCAGAGGCCATTTTACTACGAGATATGCCAAAACCAAAAGAAGCAACGGCATCCAAACGACAGGATGCCTCCACCGTCGTCATGGTTTTTGTCTTTGGTGGCGAAACCTTCAATTGAGACAACTCTATCCTACTTACCGTTACAGGTACACTACGGACTCTGGTTAGGGAAGTCTCTAAAAATTCGGCAATCTCTGGGGTGACAATTACTTGTGCACCTCTTTCCCCTAAAACAATAATATCACCCACCTTGTCCCTTACTATACCAGTGGCTAGAATAGCACCAAGAAAGTCCCGATGGGTGGCGGTGTCAAAAAGAAAATTACCAGCAATATCTAAAGCCACTAGAGGAATCTGATTTATGTCTGCCTCCATTTCCTGTCGAAAGATTCCTATTCTCTGTCTTTCAGCAGTGGCGTAACCCCCCCAACTAATAAGTTTTACCTCTGTGAGGTTAGAAAACAGTCTCTCAATTTCAGCCAATACAGCAGGAGAGACAAAATCCGTGATAACTAACTCCCAAGTCTTAAGTGCCTTTTCAGCCTTATCCAGAATTTTTGCAACCTCCTCCCTGTTTTCTACTCTTTTTAACAATTCTTCTTTTGGCAACATCTAGTCTCTCTTGTTTTCACCCTACTCACTCTACCTATATACGATTATGACACTTCCTGACAGTCCACACCCACTGGGTAAGGCTACTGGTTAGCAGGAGTTAGCGGGAGTGGACATGTAACATTTTCTGTTAAGATGTGAAAAACAAGTTCTTCAATTATAGCCTTTCAAGGAATAACTAAAATACTAGATGTTTGGACTGATAGGTCATTTAACCAATCTGGAGCATGCCATTAGGGTAGCAGAAAAATTGGGCTATTCTCAATATGCCAGCGAAGGATTTGAGTTTTGGTGTTCCGCACCACCGGTTTTGTTAGAACAATTTGAGGTAAAAAGTGTCACCGGCGAGGTAATTCAGGGTTGTTATATAGAATCCTGCTTCCTGCCAGAAATGCTAGACAACCGTCGT
Protein-coding sequences here:
- a CDS encoding manganese efflux pump, translating into MDSITIFLTAVGLAMDAFAVSVGGGISLKKVTFRDAATIGTFFGGFQFLMPIVGWTLGLTIRDFIISFDHWVAFVLLGFIGGKMVYESLTEEGEEDEGVDFRNLYVLLTLAIATSIDALAVGLGLSVIQVSVVYVSIIIGIITFLICFTGVFLGGKFGHLFERQAEAIGGLVLIGIGFKILFEHLS
- a CDS encoding photosystem II S4 domain protein, giving the protein MLPKEELLKRVENREEVAKILDKAEKALKTWELVITDFVSPAVLAEIERLFSNLTEVKLISWGGYATAERQRIGIFRQEMEADINQIPLVALDIAGNFLFDTATHRDFLGAILATGIVRDKVGDIIVLGERGAQVIVTPEIAEFLETSLTRVRSVPVTVSRIELSQLKVSPPKTKTMTTVEASCRLDAVASFGFGISRSKMASAIVNGDVRVNWKEVTQPSYNLRVGDLVSFRGKGRLQIDNIEVTKRERYRISLTRFV